One Cicer arietinum cultivar CDC Frontier isolate Library 1 chromosome 8, Cicar.CDCFrontier_v2.0, whole genome shotgun sequence DNA segment encodes these proteins:
- the LOC113788002 gene encoding ATP-dependent DNA helicase DDM1-like codes for MDYYFSEKGFEVCRIDGSVKLEDRKRQNQDFNDTNSNCRIFLLSTRAGGLGINLTAADTCILYDSDWNPQMDLQAMDRCHRIGQTKPVHVYRLATAQSVEGRMLKRAFNKLKLEHVVIEKGQFHQERTKPAIVDEMEVCMVAVAC; via the exons ATGGATTATTATTTCAGTGAAAAAGGCTTCGAAGTTTGCAGGATTGATGGTTCAGTGAAACTGGAGGATAGGAAACGGCAG AACCAGGACTTCAATGATACAAACAGCAATTGCCGAATCTTCCTTCTTTCTACTAGGGCTGGTGGATTGGGAATTAACCTCACTGCAGCTGACACTTGCATTCTTTATGACAGTGATTGG AATCCTCAAATGGATTTACAGGCCATGGATAGATGTCATAGAATCGGTCAAACAAAGCCTGTTCATGTTTACAGGCTCGCAACTGCTCAATCAGTAGAG GGTCGAATGTTAAAAAGAGCTTTCAACAAGTTGAAGCTTGAGCATGTGGTGATAGAGAAAGGACAGTTTCATCAAGAGCGTACAAAGCCTGCCATTGTGGATGAGATGGAGGTTTGTATGGTAGCAGTAGCATGCTAA